A window from Acidobacteriota bacterium encodes these proteins:
- the rfbB gene encoding dTDP-glucose 4,6-dehydratase: protein MKNYLVTGGAGFIGSNFVHLALRDPRLEADDVRLVVVDKLTYAGNLDNLAAVSNHPRFALERVDIADRGAVQRLFRDYAPAAVINFAAESHVDRSIDDASAFIRTNIVGAFELLEAARHYWMGLQEDAKSAFRFLHVSTDEVYGSLGATGHFTEQTAYAPNSPYAASKASADLLVRAYHKTYGLPTLTTNCSNNYGPYQFPEKLIPLMILNAAEGKPLPIYGDGSNVRDWIHVEDHCRGVLAALADGEPGGKYNFGGSSERSNVEVVDALCAALEELQPAADNVHLQAAGLSEYTELKTFVTDRPGHDRRYAIDDSHARESLGWEPRHDFESGLRHTVRWYLEHDAWCRRVSTGDYRRERLGLASAADSPTAEANMAEARVAEGGQG, encoded by the coding sequence ATGAAGAATTATCTCGTCACCGGAGGAGCCGGCTTCATCGGCTCCAACTTCGTCCACCTCGCCCTCCGCGACCCCCGGCTGGAAGCCGACGACGTGCGGCTGGTGGTGGTGGACAAGCTCACCTACGCCGGCAATCTCGACAACCTCGCCGCCGTTTCCAACCATCCCCGGTTCGCCCTCGAGCGGGTCGACATCGCCGACCGCGGCGCCGTCCAACGGCTGTTCCGAGACTACGCGCCGGCGGCGGTGATCAACTTCGCCGCCGAGAGCCACGTCGACCGCTCCATCGACGACGCCAGCGCCTTCATCCGCACCAATATCGTCGGCGCCTTCGAGCTCCTGGAGGCCGCCCGCCACTATTGGATGGGGCTCCAGGAAGATGCCAAGAGCGCCTTCCGCTTCCTCCACGTGTCCACCGACGAGGTCTACGGCTCCCTGGGCGCCACCGGTCACTTCACCGAGCAGACCGCCTACGCCCCCAACTCCCCCTACGCCGCCTCCAAGGCCTCTGCGGACCTGCTGGTGCGGGCGTACCACAAGACCTATGGGCTCCCCACCCTGACCACCAACTGCTCCAACAACTACGGCCCCTACCAATTCCCCGAGAAGCTCATCCCGCTGATGATCCTCAACGCCGCCGAGGGCAAGCCCCTGCCCATCTACGGCGACGGTAGCAACGTGCGGGATTGGATCCACGTCGAGGACCACTGCCGCGGCGTGCTGGCGGCCCTCGCCGATGGCGAGCCCGGGGGGAAATACAACTTCGGCGGCAGCAGCGAACGCAGTAACGTGGAGGTAGTGGACGCCCTTTGCGCCGCCCTCGAAGAGCTGCAGCCGGCGGCGGACAACGTCCACCTGCAGGCCGCCGGGCTGAGCGAGTACACCGAGCTCAAGACCTTCGTCACCGACCGCCCGGGGCATGATCGGCGCTACGCCATCGACGACTCCCACGCCCGCGAAAGCCTCGGCTGGGAGCCCCGCCACGACTTCGAATCCGGCCTCCGCCACACGGTGCGCTGGTACCTGGAGCACGACGCCTGGTGCCGACGGGTGAGCACCGGCGACTACCGCCGGGAGCGGCTGGGCCTGGCGTCCGCCGCCGACAGCCCGACAGCAGAAGCGAACATGGCAGAGGCGCGGGTCGCCGAAGGAGGTCAGGGATGA